Proteins co-encoded in one Bacillus infantis NRRL B-14911 genomic window:
- a CDS encoding ABC transporter permease, producing the protein MTISIKRYVAYNLKELLKNGYLAAGLLGACVPALIMGFVILKGGTPFNIKHVSNFYCMLGMLAAVLMPLYFINRDYSARTISLINNSVKNRRNYVFANGIIAISVSFLYAVIGIVLFQAAKMMGVSGDLELSFLAGFSVNVFLLVVTYFLIGYLLFLYNFRSGAVYGILTAILLFFPNALASIQGMTHNGFLSKIIENFPGYFYPIMVGSNPLSPLQYSIGCLTLAVLFMAVLKKSERIEI; encoded by the coding sequence ATGACCATCAGTATTAAAAGATATGTGGCTTATAACCTGAAAGAGCTGCTTAAAAATGGCTATCTGGCTGCTGGTTTGCTGGGGGCGTGTGTACCTGCATTGATTATGGGTTTCGTGATTCTTAAGGGGGGCACTCCGTTCAACATCAAACATGTTTCAAATTTTTACTGTATGCTTGGCATGCTCGCGGCAGTCTTAATGCCGCTTTACTTTATCAATAGAGACTACTCGGCCAGAACAATTTCTCTGATTAATAACTCAGTGAAGAATAGAAGAAACTATGTTTTCGCTAATGGTATTATCGCCATTTCGGTAAGTTTCCTTTATGCAGTGATAGGAATAGTGCTGTTTCAAGCGGCAAAAATGATGGGTGTGTCCGGTGACTTAGAACTCTCTTTCCTGGCTGGCTTCTCAGTGAATGTCTTTCTCCTCGTTGTGACCTATTTTTTAATTGGCTATCTGCTATTCTTATATAACTTTCGCAGTGGTGCGGTATATGGAATTTTAACAGCCATACTGTTGTTTTTCCCCAATGCCCTGGCCAGTATCCAAGGAATGACCCATAATGGGTTTCTTTCAAAAATCATTGAGAACTTTCCCGGGTACTTCTATCCTATCATGGTCGGATCAAATCCGCTCTCCCCTCTGCAATATTCAATTGGGTGCCTTACACTGGCCGTTTTGTTTATGGCTGTACTTAAAAAAAGTGAAAGAATCGAAATATAG
- a CDS encoding DUF4362 domain-containing protein, translating into MRKLFMSFLLLFFLSGCGEYSPSKHDVVNIHGSIVNISLLEKFIADVSLNKDSEVRVVNYTDEGDPIIHDLNYSNGQLTSIKDTREDEFGDQLVKEDVCESIKKLDKNKQTIYQLEGCKDKEDVIHVTYIINN; encoded by the coding sequence ATGAGGAAATTATTTATGAGCTTTTTATTGCTATTTTTTCTTTCAGGCTGTGGCGAATATTCTCCTTCTAAGCATGATGTAGTTAATATACATGGAAGCATTGTGAATATTAGTTTACTTGAAAAATTCATAGCAGATGTTTCTTTGAATAAGGACAGTGAAGTCCGGGTAGTAAATTACACAGACGAAGGCGATCCGATTATTCATGACTTAAACTATTCCAATGGTCAATTAACATCGATAAAGGATACAAGAGAAGATGAATTTGGGGATCAATTAGTAAAAGAAGATGTGTGTGAAAGCATAAAGAAATTAGACAAAAATAAACAAACGATTTATCAGTTAGAAGGATGTAAAGACAAGGAAGACGTCATACATGTGACCTACATTATTAATAATTAG
- a CDS encoding DUF4181 domain-containing protein, with product MYGYGVEPAVGAKLALFLAIVLLLLFSFNILVRKWFKVEKKKSFSYNHVNDKHMKIDWTIRLTSMASILVGYAINITRDPSDWYWFLQPWFFLPVFIVISQAVTAVMEKKYAQNPNAYKVTLSELIFILILFFTLYQTDFWGLG from the coding sequence ATGTACGGATATGGTGTTGAACCTGCTGTTGGGGCGAAATTAGCCTTATTTTTAGCTATAGTCCTGTTATTGTTGTTTAGCTTCAATATATTAGTAAGAAAATGGTTTAAAGTAGAGAAGAAGAAATCCTTTTCTTATAACCATGTGAATGATAAACATATGAAGATTGATTGGACAATCAGGCTTACATCAATGGCCAGCATCTTGGTGGGATATGCGATAAACATCACAAGAGACCCATCAGACTGGTATTGGTTTTTACAGCCGTGGTTTTTCCTGCCAGTTTTTATCGTCATTTCTCAAGCAGTCACAGCAGTCATGGAAAAGAAGTATGCCCAGAATCCCAATGCCTATAAAGTAACACTCAGTGAGTTAATATTTATACTTATATTGTTTTTTACACTATACCAGACTGATTTTTGGGGATTAGGGTGA
- a CDS encoding sigma-70 family RNA polymerase sigma factor, translated as MEPFKDGGSVEFDEIVKEYVNDIRKVVYTYVRNHHTMEDITQEVFWSAYRNFEQFRGESSVKTWLIKIAVNKAKDYLKSWHFRTMQFTNLIKEDTAKRDTEQMVLDHDRDMELARTIMDLPIKYREVILLYYYEDYDTAEISIILGLKQNTVKTRLIRGRDLLKRRFDF; from the coding sequence GTGGAACCATTTAAAGATGGGGGAAGCGTTGAGTTCGATGAGATCGTTAAAGAATATGTAAATGATATCCGGAAAGTTGTTTACACATATGTTAGAAACCATCACACAATGGAAGATATTACTCAGGAAGTGTTTTGGTCTGCCTATCGGAATTTTGAGCAGTTTCGAGGAGAAAGCTCAGTAAAAACGTGGCTGATTAAAATAGCTGTTAATAAAGCAAAGGATTATTTAAAAAGCTGGCATTTCAGGACAATGCAATTTACCAATCTAATAAAGGAGGATACCGCCAAACGAGATACAGAACAAATGGTGCTTGATCATGATAGGGACATGGAGCTCGCCAGGACCATTATGGATCTTCCAATCAAATATCGTGAAGTCATCCTCCTATACTATTATGAAGATTACGATACAGCCGAAATAAGTATCATCCTTGGCCTAAAGCAGAATACAGTAAAAACCAGATTAATCCGCGGAAGGGACTTGCTTAAAAGGAGGTTTGACTTTTAA
- a CDS encoding histidine phosphatase family protein, with amino-acid sequence MPTNLYFVRHAHSTYTPDELARPLSSRGFADAERINGILEKENIDIVISSPYRRSVQTVEGVAKVIGQEVIIEDGFKERNLSAKPVEDFNLAITKVWEEPSFSWEGGESNIDAQKRGIEATLKVLETYEGKNIAVGTHGNIMVLIMNYFDEKYGFSFWKDLNMPDVYKLTFDKRDLKEVNRIWNR; translated from the coding sequence TTGCCAACGAATTTATACTTCGTACGTCATGCACATTCCACATATACACCTGACGAATTAGCAAGGCCTTTATCTAGCAGAGGCTTTGCTGATGCAGAAAGGATCAATGGCATTCTTGAGAAAGAAAACATCGATATTGTCATTTCCAGTCCATACAGGAGGTCTGTTCAAACGGTTGAGGGAGTCGCTAAAGTGATAGGTCAAGAGGTAATAATTGAAGATGGTTTTAAAGAACGGAACTTATCTGCAAAACCTGTTGAGGACTTTAATCTAGCTATTACAAAGGTATGGGAGGAACCTTCTTTTTCTTGGGAAGGCGGAGAATCTAATATCGATGCCCAGAAACGGGGGATTGAGGCAACACTAAAGGTATTAGAAACATATGAGGGTAAAAATATTGCAGTAGGAACACATGGCAATATAATGGTACTGATTATGAATTACTTTGATGAAAAATATGGTTTTAGTTTTTGGAAAGATCTTAATATGCCAGATGTCTACAAGTTAACTTTTGATAAAAGGGATCTGAAAGAGGTTAATAGAATTTGGAATCGGTAG
- a CDS encoding GNAT family N-acetyltransferase encodes MESLESHQLPRVILRELSLDDVEDRYKWCLDREVIKHLNMPSRYPPFSREETKTWVEMCMNRTNGYEQRAIMTEEGRHIGWVDLKNIDQLNKHAELGIAIGDKDYWHKGFGLAAMQEMLKVGFNELGLNKIWLRVEVDNEKAIKSYSRAGYKEEGILRQDRLRNGEFVDRLRMSILKDEFFG; translated from the coding sequence TTGGAAAGTTTGGAAAGCCATCAGTTACCCAGAGTAATACTTAGGGAATTATCTCTTGATGATGTTGAGGACCGTTATAAATGGTGTCTGGATAGAGAGGTTATAAAGCATCTGAATATGCCAAGCAGATATCCGCCGTTTAGCAGGGAAGAGACAAAGACGTGGGTTGAAATGTGTATGAACCGAACGAATGGCTATGAACAAAGAGCGATTATGACGGAAGAAGGAAGGCATATTGGCTGGGTAGATTTGAAGAATATAGATCAATTGAATAAACATGCTGAACTGGGAATAGCCATCGGTGATAAAGATTACTGGCATAAGGGGTTTGGTTTAGCAGCTATGCAAGAAATGCTGAAGGTTGGCTTTAATGAATTAGGCTTAAATAAGATTTGGCTTAGGGTAGAAGTGGATAATGAAAAAGCAATTAAGTCATATAGTCGAGCAGGATATAAAGAAGAGGGTATCCTGAGGCAGGATAGATTGAGAAATGGAGAATTTGTTGACCGTCTGAGGATGAGCATTCTTAAAGATGAATTCTTCGGGTGA
- a CDS encoding GNAT family N-acetyltransferase yields MNVTLLLCPYEDKTVLSNLIQLYRYDSSEVDGHVLSQHGLYSYKYLDHQWTEEYRRPFIVKVDGEIAGFVLVILDVPREFTKLSNEKKTNVISNFFIMRKFRGRGIGRHVAFSIFEQFKGVWEVRQTSENKPAYAFWKKVIAEFTIDSSYQEEILESNLWKGPVMVFQSN; encoded by the coding sequence ATGAACGTAACCTTATTACTTTGTCCTTATGAAGATAAAACGGTACTATCTAATTTGATTCAGTTATATCGTTATGACAGCAGTGAGGTTGATGGCCACGTTTTAAGTCAGCATGGTTTATATTCATATAAATACCTGGATCATCAATGGACAGAAGAGTACCGCCGTCCGTTTATAGTTAAAGTTGATGGGGAAATAGCAGGGTTCGTATTAGTCATTCTTGATGTACCAAGAGAATTTACAAAACTGAGCAACGAGAAAAAAACAAACGTAATAAGCAATTTTTTCATCATGCGAAAGTTTAGAGGCAGAGGCATTGGCAGGCATGTTGCTTTTTCTATATTCGAACAGTTTAAAGGTGTTTGGGAAGTGAGGCAAACCTCTGAAAATAAACCGGCATATGCTTTTTGGAAAAAGGTGATTGCTGAGTTTACTATAGACTCTTCATATCAAGAGGAAATATTGGAGAGTAATCTTTGGAAAGGTCCGGTTATGGTATTTCAGTCTAATTAA
- a CDS encoding PLDc N-terminal domain-containing protein, which translates to MNELLNAIPWEAIAPILVLQLILMTAALVSCIREEKTNGPKWLWILIILMINIIGPVLYFVVGRRND; encoded by the coding sequence ATGAATGAACTGTTAAATGCAATCCCATGGGAAGCGATTGCGCCCATTCTTGTCTTACAGCTAATACTGATGACTGCCGCATTAGTTTCCTGCATTAGAGAAGAAAAAACGAACGGACCCAAATGGCTTTGGATTCTTATTATTCTCATGATCAACATTATAGGACCAGTGCTTTATTTTGTGGTTGGAAGGAGAAATGATTAA
- a CDS encoding ABC transporter ATP-binding protein: MALLKADDLVKRFGNMNAVKGINFYIEEGRCVSLLGPNGAGKTTTLKMLSGLLEPTSGSIDFKGKKAKDLRQFIGYLPQYPAFFNWMSGKEFLIFAGQLAKLSRKEAEIRSEELLERVGLADAKKRRIRGYSGGMKQRLGLAQALIHRPSLLILDEPVSALDPLGRREVLDMMREIKEETTILFSTHVLHDAEEISDDILIMHAGEIAASGSLGSVMAEYQQPIIQVEFESPAADWLKSIADYGFVSEVNTQGNKASIVLKDMVEAKQKLLKDIVDLELPIRKFEVSQTTLEDLFMKVVKS, from the coding sequence ATGGCGTTATTAAAGGCAGATGATCTAGTAAAAAGATTTGGAAATATGAATGCTGTTAAAGGAATCAATTTTTATATTGAAGAAGGCAGATGCGTTTCTTTACTTGGACCAAATGGAGCAGGAAAAACAACGACATTAAAAATGCTATCCGGATTGCTGGAGCCAACTTCAGGAAGCATTGATTTTAAAGGGAAAAAAGCAAAGGATTTAAGGCAGTTCATTGGGTATTTACCTCAATATCCTGCTTTCTTTAATTGGATGAGCGGAAAGGAGTTTCTTATTTTCGCCGGCCAATTAGCAAAGCTGAGTCGGAAAGAAGCGGAGATAAGAAGTGAAGAATTACTTGAACGGGTGGGTCTGGCGGATGCGAAGAAAAGAAGAATAAGGGGGTATTCAGGCGGAATGAAGCAGCGGCTTGGATTGGCACAGGCACTCATTCACCGTCCAAGCCTGCTTATTTTAGATGAGCCTGTTTCAGCACTCGACCCGCTTGGGAGACGGGAAGTATTGGACATGATGAGGGAGATTAAAGAGGAAACCACCATTCTCTTCTCAACGCATGTCCTTCACGATGCAGAAGAAATAAGTGACGACATTCTTATCATGCATGCAGGGGAAATTGCGGCATCAGGCAGCCTGGGAAGTGTAATGGCAGAGTATCAGCAGCCTATTATTCAAGTTGAATTCGAATCGCCGGCAGCCGATTGGCTTAAGAGCATAGCAGATTACGGCTTTGTATCTGAAGTAAACACCCAGGGCAATAAGGCGAGCATTGTATTAAAAGATATGGTAGAAGCAAAGCAAAAATTGTTAAAAGATATCGTGGACCTCGAACTCCCGATCCGTAAGTTCGAGGTTTCCCAGACGACATTAGAGGATTTATTTATGAAAGTGGTGAAATCATGA
- a CDS encoding ABC transporter permease, translating into MTQWTVLYRKEMLEMARNYKILWIPIVFILLGVMQPVSSYYMPEILDTFGGLPEGTILEMPVPTGGEVLMAVLSNYGMLGVLILVLSAMGVVSAERQSGAAGMVMIKPVPYSSYILSKWAGLLTITLLSLFIGYAASWYYTKILIETVAVGQVFQSAAIYSIWLIFVVTLTLFFSTVMKGNASAAFLTILVAFGLSTVTSFLEKYMKWSPAAMTEHTGQVLLSGELDSSFLPALITTIAIIIVILISSIQIFKQKELLE; encoded by the coding sequence ATGACACAATGGACTGTTCTTTATCGAAAAGAAATGCTGGAAATGGCACGGAATTATAAAATCTTATGGATTCCCATTGTCTTTATTTTGCTGGGTGTGATGCAGCCGGTCAGTTCATACTATATGCCGGAAATTTTAGATACTTTTGGCGGTCTTCCAGAAGGTACAATCCTGGAAATGCCTGTTCCAACTGGCGGGGAAGTATTAATGGCGGTTCTATCCAATTATGGAATGCTGGGTGTACTTATTCTTGTATTGAGTGCAATGGGTGTCGTATCTGCAGAAAGACAGAGTGGGGCAGCGGGTATGGTGATGATTAAACCAGTTCCTTATTCCTCGTATATATTATCGAAATGGGCCGGGTTACTGACCATCACACTTCTTTCATTGTTTATCGGATATGCAGCTTCCTGGTATTATACGAAGATACTCATTGAAACAGTCGCTGTTGGGCAGGTATTTCAAAGTGCAGCGATCTACAGCATATGGTTAATTTTTGTTGTTACACTAACGCTGTTTTTTAGCACGGTCATGAAAGGAAATGCCAGTGCCGCTTTTCTTACAATCCTTGTGGCCTTTGGTCTTTCGACGGTTACAAGCTTTCTGGAAAAGTATATGAAATGGAGTCCGGCTGCAATGACTGAGCACACAGGACAGGTCTTGCTGTCAGGGGAACTGGATTCCAGTTTCTTGCCAGCCTTAATAACAACTATTGCTATTATCATCGTCATTCTTATCTCATCCATACAAATCTTTAAGCAAAAAGAGCTTTTGGAATGA
- a CDS encoding dienelactone hydrolase family protein, with product MAEVLLLHHVLGRTKGIEAIADQLRDAGHTVHVPDLFKGRVFTSLEEGLAFVKEIGFEEVTARGVRAATELSRDVVYAGFSLGVPAAQQLAQTREGARGALFFHACLPPSVFKSEWPADLPVQIHAMDTDPFFVEDGDIDAARELVASADHAELFLYEGREHLFTDSSLPSYDAVATKLVIKRVLDFLA from the coding sequence ATGGCAGAGGTTTTGTTGTTACACCATGTTCTGGGCCGAACGAAAGGGATTGAAGCAATTGCCGATCAACTGAGAGATGCGGGGCATACTGTTCACGTGCCAGATTTATTTAAAGGCCGTGTATTTACCTCGCTGGAGGAAGGCTTGGCATTTGTGAAGGAAATTGGATTTGAAGAAGTGACGGCGCGCGGCGTTCGGGCAGCCACCGAGCTTTCACGCGATGTCGTCTATGCCGGTTTTTCACTCGGTGTCCCGGCAGCACAGCAGCTCGCTCAAACTCGTGAGGGTGCGAGAGGGGCACTGTTTTTTCATGCATGCCTCCCGCCCTCAGTGTTCAAATCTGAGTGGCCGGCCGACTTGCCTGTGCAAATTCACGCCATGGACACAGATCCTTTCTTCGTTGAAGACGGTGACATCGACGCGGCCCGTGAGCTTGTGGCTTCGGCTGATCATGCTGAACTTTTTCTGTACGAAGGCAGGGAACATCTATTCACCGACAGCAGCTTACCGTCTTACGATGCTGTCGCGACGAAACTTGTGATCAAGAGGGTTCTCGACTTTCTCGCATAG
- a CDS encoding YfiT family bacillithiol transferase: MMDLRYPIGNFQYDGEITNSVTRDWIYEIEILPRLLRDAVKDLDDEQLDTPYRSGGWTVRQVIHHLADSHMNAYVRFKLALTEKTPVIKPYDETNWAELSDYKLPIDISLSLLEALHKRWTGLLRSLIPADMEKTFIHPDSGEVTVGKNIGIYAWHGRHHLAHITSLCNREGW, encoded by the coding sequence CTGATGGATTTGAGATATCCAATTGGCAATTTTCAATACGATGGTGAGATTACTAACAGCGTTACAAGGGATTGGATATATGAGATTGAAATTTTACCAAGATTGCTGCGGGATGCTGTAAAGGACTTAGATGATGAACAGCTTGATACACCTTATCGTTCAGGTGGGTGGACTGTTCGACAAGTAATACATCACCTTGCAGATAGTCATATGAATGCCTACGTTCGATTTAAATTGGCTCTTACAGAAAAAACACCTGTCATTAAACCATACGATGAAACGAATTGGGCGGAACTCTCTGATTATAAACTGCCAATTGATATCTCACTATCTTTGCTTGAAGCATTACACAAACGTTGGACTGGCCTTTTACGGAGTCTAATCCCAGCTGATATGGAAAAGACATTTATCCACCCGGATTCTGGTGAAGTTACAGTAGGCAAAAATATAGGAATCTACGCTTGGCACGGACGGCACCATCTTGCACATATTACGTCTTTGTGTAATCGTGAGGGCTGGTAA
- a CDS encoding dihydrofolate reductase family protein, which produces MVLYQRPRKIILDLAVTLDGFIEGPKGEVDWCIMDPDMNFNNFLNEIDTILYGRKSYDLWGQYIPDTEVSDTEKEAWELIHSKKKYVFSRAQNKSENNVLFINEDIKEEIIKLKNEPGKDIWLYGGASLITTFINLKLVDEFRLSVHPVVLGEGKPLFTDIKQRVNLKLAETKKFSSGVVQLCYQLDE; this is translated from the coding sequence ATGGTTTTATACCAAAGACCAAGGAAAATAATATTAGATTTGGCAGTTACTTTAGATGGATTTATTGAAGGACCGAAAGGGGAAGTAGACTGGTGTATAATGGATCCTGATATGAACTTCAATAACTTCTTAAATGAAATCGATACTATCTTATATGGAAGAAAAAGTTATGATTTATGGGGTCAGTATATACCCGATACTGAAGTATCTGATACTGAAAAAGAAGCTTGGGAATTGATCCACAGTAAAAAGAAATACGTGTTTTCAAGAGCACAAAATAAGTCCGAAAATAACGTTTTATTTATAAATGAAGACATTAAGGAAGAAATAATCAAATTAAAGAACGAGCCTGGAAAAGATATTTGGCTCTATGGCGGGGCAAGTCTAATTACAACCTTTATAAACTTAAAGCTTGTAGATGAATTTAGATTGTCTGTTCATCCTGTTGTTCTAGGAGAAGGAAAACCCCTTTTTACTGACATTAAGCAACGGGTAAATCTAAAACTTGCTGAAACAAAAAAGTTTTCATCTGGAGTAGTTCAACTATGTTATCAGCTTGATGAGTAA
- a CDS encoding DUF5667 domain-containing protein — protein MKNKKSLLSGVAASALLLSSLGTSAVYADESAVEQNADTEEAAEVDVNDETSAAEENSADTEAAAEEEVTEEEADDNGTADKDQELEEAPALVPGDFFYFVKSMLEKVRLAVTMDDYKEARLLADFAAERIAEANTLLAEGKTDEATALLEEAIATQQEAAESLTDSEDSAGDDTEATEETAEETEAAEGQPAEDTEGTTEITEGEEPGAEDEGTEDEVEVKLAQNIDALAAALSHVKNPTAQKALMKNIQKSFAKLDKKLAMLEAKAEKFKVETTDDDKAAEEEAAADTETATEAASEATKEKTVEEAVTEETVIDEQAETEAAEEPKKTAAVAPELTKKEEAKAKAAEKRAEVQATAAVKKQEAQEKKADKQLQVQEKKADKQLQVQEKKVERQQANEKKQNGQNTGAENNKDRGKGKE, from the coding sequence TTGAAAAATAAGAAATCATTATTAAGCGGTGTCGCAGCATCAGCACTTCTTCTTTCTTCATTGGGGACAAGCGCTGTGTATGCGGATGAGAGTGCGGTTGAACAAAATGCAGATACGGAAGAAGCAGCGGAAGTTGATGTAAACGATGAAACGTCAGCCGCAGAAGAAAACTCAGCTGATACTGAAGCTGCAGCCGAGGAAGAAGTAACTGAAGAAGAAGCAGATGACAATGGGACAGCAGACAAGGATCAAGAGCTAGAAGAGGCACCGGCTTTAGTTCCTGGGGATTTCTTCTACTTTGTAAAGTCTATGTTGGAAAAAGTAAGACTTGCTGTCACAATGGATGATTACAAGGAAGCGCGTCTTTTAGCTGACTTTGCAGCTGAGCGTATTGCTGAAGCAAATACACTGCTTGCAGAGGGAAAAACGGATGAGGCTACAGCACTTTTAGAAGAGGCAATCGCTACTCAACAGGAAGCAGCTGAGAGTTTAACAGATTCAGAAGATAGTGCCGGTGATGATACAGAAGCGACAGAAGAGACTGCTGAGGAAACTGAAGCAGCTGAGGGTCAGCCGGCTGAAGACACTGAAGGAACAACAGAAATAACGGAAGGCGAAGAACCTGGAGCAGAAGATGAAGGGACAGAAGATGAAGTTGAAGTAAAGCTTGCTCAAAACATCGATGCATTAGCTGCCGCATTGTCACATGTTAAAAACCCTACAGCTCAGAAGGCATTAATGAAGAATATTCAAAAGTCTTTCGCAAAATTAGACAAAAAACTTGCAATGCTTGAAGCAAAAGCAGAAAAATTTAAGGTTGAGACAACTGATGATGATAAAGCCGCTGAGGAAGAAGCCGCAGCAGATACTGAAACTGCAACAGAAGCAGCCTCAGAAGCAACAAAGGAAAAGACTGTTGAGGAAGCCGTAACAGAAGAAACAGTAATTGATGAACAAGCTGAGACTGAAGCTGCGGAAGAACCTAAAAAAACAGCTGCTGTTGCCCCTGAATTAACTAAGAAAGAGGAAGCAAAGGCTAAGGCAGCTGAAAAGCGTGCTGAAGTCCAGGCAACTGCTGCTGTTAAAAAGCAAGAAGCTCAAGAAAAGAAAGCAGATAAACAACTGCAGGTTCAAGAAAAGAAAGCAGATAAACAACTGCAGGTTCAAGAAAAGAAAGTTGAAAGGCAGCAAGCAAACGAAAAGAAACAAAATGGCCAAAACACAGGCGCGGAAAATAATAAAGACCGCGGTAAAGGAAAAGAATAA
- a CDS encoding sensor histidine kinase: MKSLRRRLALHFSLQFISIIVFVAIFSLVLLFVLLMHLNREEMKQNWPAGALEGITIDTLIEDNKATISDAWKHQLEERNLWVQVVDMEGKVIGSENTPELLPDSYSVSDILQIEKTNQYEGFYVYSEVDTTFKDPYFYMLGYENNELESLQRWFSQYSSSGRLPDENLKKLERELEPLEGSIHVVNQEGKIVQSAGSEIMKEDYKPLDVLVRTKSPGKFETHTTIFNDPESGFTWIMYTPRQEAEPEGFAFLSEVMRVIVILAAVLLALTIGISFWHGFRYGQPLLLFTGWLERMGYGNYEEVLTEKERKKVFRNNGKVRLRYKLYKEVIGAFYEMAEKLSASDKERDRLDKTREEWMTGISHDLRTPLSTIQGYAHLLESGQYRWTEEELLDMGKMIREKGDYMTALIEDFSLAFQLKNQSLPHQLKPADLNELVRGIMLKFVNDRTLEDVPFNFEGANTALFIQADIRWFERMLDNLIYNCIKHNPKGTSITASVSSQGGTAIVSISDNGTGMDEETVRHLFDRYFRGTSTDEQTEGAGLGMSIARAIAELHGGSIHVSSVKHRGTVFRLEFPLGEGLEKEGWLEGLA, translated from the coding sequence ATGAAGTCGCTCAGGCGCAGGCTTGCCCTTCACTTCTCTCTTCAGTTCATTTCCATTATCGTGTTTGTCGCAATTTTTTCTCTGGTGCTTCTATTTGTGCTGCTGATGCATTTAAACAGAGAAGAGATGAAGCAAAATTGGCCCGCCGGTGCCCTGGAAGGCATTACGATCGATACGCTGATTGAAGATAACAAGGCCACCATCAGCGATGCCTGGAAGCATCAGCTCGAAGAACGGAATCTCTGGGTGCAGGTTGTAGATATGGAAGGAAAGGTCATCGGGTCTGAAAATACGCCTGAACTCCTGCCTGACTCATACTCTGTCAGCGATATCCTCCAGATTGAAAAAACGAATCAATATGAAGGCTTCTATGTTTACTCCGAGGTCGACACCACTTTTAAAGACCCTTATTTTTATATGCTCGGCTATGAAAACAATGAGCTGGAGAGCCTCCAGCGCTGGTTTTCACAGTATTCCAGCAGCGGCAGGCTCCCTGATGAAAACCTGAAGAAGCTTGAACGGGAATTAGAGCCATTGGAAGGCTCCATCCATGTGGTAAACCAGGAAGGGAAAATTGTCCAATCCGCCGGGTCTGAAATAATGAAGGAAGACTACAAGCCGCTCGATGTGCTTGTCAGGACAAAATCACCGGGAAAATTCGAAACCCATACAACGATCTTCAATGATCCGGAATCGGGTTTCACTTGGATTATGTACACACCCAGGCAAGAGGCAGAGCCTGAAGGATTTGCGTTTCTCTCCGAGGTAATGAGGGTCATCGTCATCCTCGCAGCTGTCCTGCTCGCCTTGACCATAGGCATTTCCTTCTGGCATGGCTTCCGGTACGGCCAGCCTCTCCTTCTCTTCACCGGCTGGCTGGAAAGGATGGGCTACGGAAATTACGAGGAAGTGCTGACAGAGAAAGAACGCAAAAAGGTCTTCCGTAATAACGGAAAGGTGCGCCTGAGATACAAGCTTTATAAAGAAGTGATCGGGGCCTTTTACGAAATGGCTGAAAAGCTTTCTGCCTCAGACAAGGAAAGGGACCGGCTGGACAAAACGCGTGAAGAGTGGATGACCGGCATTTCCCACGATCTCCGGACACCCCTTTCAACGATCCAGGGCTATGCCCATCTGCTTGAAAGCGGGCAGTACCGCTGGACAGAAGAAGAGCTTCTGGACATGGGCAAAATGATCCGGGAAAAAGGAGATTATATGACCGCCCTCATTGAGGACTTCTCCCTTGCCTTCCAGCTCAAAAATCAGTCGCTCCCCCATCAGCTGAAGCCTGCCGATCTGAATGAACTTGTGCGAGGCATCATGCTGAAATTTGTCAACGATCGCACCCTTGAGGATGTTCCCTTTAACTTTGAAGGTGCAAATACAGCTCTTTTTATACAAGCAGATATACGCTGGTTTGAGCGGATGCTCGATAACCTTATCTATAACTGCATCAAGCATAACCCAAAGGGCACTAGCATTACCGCCTCAGTCAGCAGTCAGGGGGGAACCGCCATTGTCTCCATCTCTGACAACGGTACAGGAATGGACGAAGAAACAGTCAGGCACCTCTTCGACCGCTACTTCCGCGGCACAAGCACAGACGAACAAACAGAAGGCGCCGGCCTCGGCATGAGCATTGCCCGCGCCATCGCCGAGCTGCATGGCGGGAGCATTCATGTCTCTTCTGTCAAACATAGGGGGACTGTTTTTCGGCTGGAATTTCCTTTGGGAGAGGGGCTGGAGAAAGAAGGCTGGCTGGAGGGGTTGGCATAG